In the Granulosicoccus antarcticus IMCC3135 genome, GCTTACAACGTTTGGAATAATATGTACGAGAAATACTTAACAATGATGCAATGCAAAAAAGCTATTGCAAACAACTGTTGCTGGCGTGGATTCTACGGTAAAAATTCCTGAAAACCAGTCAATTCCATGAGCTGGTTTATGATGGTTTAGCCATGATAACTAGACGGAAAGGTAGAAAACGGCTTCAGAAAGTCATTTTGATGAATAAAAATACATGTTATTTGTGCATATCAGGAAATTATTCGTAATTGTAAAAACGGCAGTGCATCAGGCTTTAAGATGAAAAATAAGCAATATTTCGCATATTTTTAGTTCAAATAACCATGTTGCAGTGCAAAATTGAATAATCTTTTATTGATCAAAAATTGCGACATTGATCAAGAGTTCTGATTAGGATTTGATGGCTGAATTTGTAACCAAATAAAATCGCAAAAGTGTCTCGAATTGAATGCAGCGCAGAATAATGTGACCTGGTGCAGAGTAATGCGAGCTTGCTGTGACGGTGTGAAGCAAGAAAGGAGCTGCGCAGGTGCAGGGTGAGGGCAGTGCGGGTGCAGAGTGGGTGCAGAGTGGGCGCAGCGCGGGCGCAGCAACGCAGCAACGCAGTTCATGCTTACGGGGCTGAAAAGCTCGATCAGGTTGTATGTATTCGGAAAACGGTCACTTCCAGACGATCACATACCATCCATCGCTAATCAAGAGCACTGATTAGGAGCACCGAGTTGACGGAAGCGCTCCCACAGATGTCTGGCTATTCCGGCGTGATGTCGGCTCTTTAATCGATCATCAGAAGGAAGGTCTCAAGAGCGTCTTCACGCACTTCACCGATGAGGTGATCTGCAGTTTGATTGCAACACATGCCTGCTGAGAAGCCTTTGCGTCCGGGTATTTCTATTGAGCGCGTGTGAGACTGCTATTGCGCGTGCTCCGCGTTGGTGACGTACGGTTTTGTCTCTTTCCGATGCGTGCTAACTATGGATGTTCCAAAATGACCGAATTACTATGCTTCGGTCAGATTGGAAGATATTAATGAGTCAAATTATCCTGCGTAAGTACCACGAGCGGGGTAGTCATTTGCCAAGGCATAATCGACTTTTGTAAGCAGGTTTTTCAGATCTGGCCGTGCCCATGGCATGTTCGAGATATCGGCAAGGTATAGCTTTCCGTCTGGGCGAATCCAGAACAGGCCTGGTTCTGTAAATATATCGGCCTCTACATCTTTGAATGCCTTTGAAATCCACAGACCCCAGTTCTTGGCGTCATCAACAGAAACACTATGCGCGAGGCGAAGACTACCGAGTTCCCATTCTGCAGCAGCCTTTTCAGCCAACTCGGGACCATTCATGGAAGCAGCAACGACACTGAAGCCTGCTTCCTCATAGCCGCTCAACAATGCTGCTAGTCCTTGAAGGTAGTTCTTGCACACGGGGCAATGATAGCCACGGTAAAACAACACCATGGTGAAGTTTTTGGGTGTTTCTGCGGAAAGGTCAAATGTTCCACCACCTACCAACGGTAGTTTTAAACCTGGTACCGCTGTGTCTGGTGTTAATTTTTCGCTCATTGCATTTCCTTTCAAGTGATTAACAGATCGTTACTCTGTTATGGAATGGTAAATCTCGCGATTCACTAGGAAGTGTATAGCAGGGCACATGCAGCGGTATATTATAAAAATTGATATTGCCAATCAAATATTCTTTTAGAGAGTTTGAAATTAGCGCATCATGAGAAAATTATAACAAGGGTTTTTCAGGTCAATTATTTAGTACTTTATAATATGGCGAATGATAATATATAAAACTATTTGGTTGTGATAGCTACTTGAGTTAAAGAGTCATAATGATAAAATTATTCGGGCGAAGTACGTCTATTAATGTGCAAAAGGTCATGTGGGTTCTTGCAGAGCTCAATCTGAAATATGACCGGTTCGATGTAGGTGGGGCTTTTGGTGGGTTGAATGATGCTGAGTATATCGCTCTCAATCCACATCAAAAAGTTCCAACCCTTGTCGATGACACCGTCGTTCTTTGGGAGTCAAATGCAATTTTGCGTTATCTCGCAGATGCTTATGGGCGGGATGTCATCTTTGGGACAACCCCGGCAGCACGTGGTACATCGGATATGTGGATGGAGTGGTATCAAAACTCCGTCTATCCGAATTTTCAAGCAATTTTTCACCAAAAGGTGAGGCTGCGGAGCACCGAACGTAGTTCTGACGTTCTCGCGCGGGCGCAGGATGTCGTTTTCAAGCAATTTTCTCTATTCGATTCGAAGCTTGAATCAACAGAATTTATAAACGGGGATCATCTTACCTTGGGCGATGTGCCAATGGCGGCATGCCTGTATCGTTATTTTACGATGGATATAGAGCGGCCAGATTACCCGCAAATCGCACGGTATTATGAAAGTCTAACGCAGCGTTCTACCTTTAGCGAGAATGTGATGATCAATTATGACAGTCTGCGCACGCCAGAACTAACGGATTGATTGTCAGCTGACAAATCCAGTCAAATTGAGCATGACAGCAGACTCCCGAAGGGCGAGTTTGTCAGCCGCGCTGCCTGCGTTGTTCCCCCTCGCAGTACTCCAGTGCGCCTTCGTGTGAACGCCTTGCCATCACGGCTGACAAACTCGCTGAGTATTACCTTATTTCCCGATCGACCCACTAGATCTGTATTTAACTTAGTCCGAGAAAATCGCTAATTGCAGATTCCAGGCCGCTTGTATTGTTCACAGCGACAATATGGCCACATTCTGGAACAAGCGCGAACTTTCCGTCCAGTGTGGCATCTGCCATCTCTTGCATTGTCTGTGGGGCTGCACCTTTGTCTTCTGAACCAGCTACAAAAAGTACGGGTACTTTCATCGTGCCAAGATCCTTGAGATAATCGAGTCCTTTCAATGCCGCTGCGCAACCTCTGAATCCTTCCGGGTTGGTCAACAGGAAGTCGTTTCTGAGTTGCTCAACTGAGTCAGGTTGTGCTTCTCTGAAGGCGGGTGTTAACCAATTTGCAAGCGAGCCTTCCCAGAGTGCAGAAATGTCGTTTTTATCCAGTACTGCAATTCTGTCATCCCAGCTTTGTTTGAAGGGTGCTGGTGAGTCTGCACGGGCAGCAGTACAAACGATACGTTCAATGCGCTCTGGACGGCTCAGTCCCATGCCTAATGCAGTCATGCTGCCCAGAGAGCAACCCATGATGCTTGCAGTTTCTAATCCGTGCTGATCCATGACCGCAAATGCATCATTGACCAGATCGTCGAAAGAGTAGGGGGCTGCAGGTGCCGGGCTCTTTCCATGTCCGCGTGTGTCATATCTGACAACTTTGAAGTGCTTCTCCAGAGCGGGCAGCAATGGGTTCCACATATTGACTGTCGTGGAAAGACTGTTGCTAAGCAGCAGTCCTGGACCATCAGACAAGCCGGAGACCTGTGAGTGAAGATTGATAGTGGTCATGAGCATTCCATCAGGTGTTTGACCCACTGTTTGCAGGTCGTAAGTGTAGGCATGAGCTTTTCAGCCATGAGCCTTATTGAATTGATTGCGTGTTCTCGGTCTTTCCGGAGATGATCAGCAAACGCAATTGCTTTGATCAAACCGATTTTCATTCGCCTGCCTGAGACCAGGCTGGAATGAAAACCGCTACCCTGTTGAGTCAAGGGCAGCGGTTAGGGGGAGGGGAGGAAAATGAACGAATATTGTTGGTTATCGGAATTATAGATTATTCAAGATCATATTCAACTGGCCACTGGTGGCCTACAGTCTTGGCAGCCTCCAGATAGGATTTCATGACTTTTTGTCCCGGTAAACCACGTGATTCTGCATCAGCGACTTGCCTTTTAGGGAAATCCACAAGACTCTCAGCCCACTCCACACGGACCTCTTCGGGCAGGGTTTTTATGATGGCCCCGTTTTCTTTCAATTTGGTCAAGCCGATATTCTGGACGTCGTCCATTATTGCACCGTTTTGAGCTTCCCATTCAGCGCCAACTTCGACGATGATATTGCGAACATCTTCAGGCAAGGACTCCATCTTGGCTTTATTGGCGGTGAGCGCAATCACTGGCATCGCACCAAAGCCGATCAAGGTGTAATAAGGCGCAGGCTCATAGAGTTTGAAGCCATTGTAGGCAGATGGCGTCATCAGCCAGCCAGTGTAAACGCCGGTTTTCAGCGCTAGATAACCTTCTGGTAGCGTTGATTGAACAGGGATCGCTTCAACATATTCAAGCCAAGGCAAGTTTGGTCCGGCACCACCGATTTTGATACCTTTGAGGTCGGCCGTGGTGTCCCATTCTTCTTTGGTTCCAAGGTGGTAGTTGTCCCAGGTTCCAAGTCCCAGGAATACCTGGTTGTATTCATCTTCCATGACTTGTTCAAGCCATGGGTTCTCATCGTAAACCTGGCGAGCTGCGGCAATAGCATCAGACGACTTTTGTGGGCCAAATGCCAGATAGTAGGGGAAATTGTGAAGGAACAGCTTTGAAGTCTCGAAGCAAACGCAA is a window encoding:
- a CDS encoding redoxin domain-containing protein is translated as MSEKLTPDTAVPGLKLPLVGGGTFDLSAETPKNFTMVLFYRGYHCPVCKNYLQGLAALLSGYEEAGFSVVAASMNGPELAEKAAAEWELGSLRLAHSVSVDDAKNWGLWISKAFKDVEADIFTEPGLFWIRPDGKLYLADISNMPWARPDLKNLLTKVDYALANDYPARGTYAG
- a CDS encoding glutathione S-transferase family protein, with the protein product MIKLFGRSTSINVQKVMWVLAELNLKYDRFDVGGAFGGLNDAEYIALNPHQKVPTLVDDTVVLWESNAILRYLADAYGRDVIFGTTPAARGTSDMWMEWYQNSVYPNFQAIFHQKVRLRSTERSSDVLARAQDVVFKQFSLFDSKLESTEFINGDHLTLGDVPMAACLYRYFTMDIERPDYPQIARYYESLTQRSTFSENVMINYDSLRTPELTD
- a CDS encoding alpha/beta fold hydrolase, which codes for MTTINLHSQVSGLSDGPGLLLSNSLSTTVNMWNPLLPALEKHFKVVRYDTRGHGKSPAPAAPYSFDDLVNDAFAVMDQHGLETASIMGCSLGSMTALGMGLSRPERIERIVCTAARADSPAPFKQSWDDRIAVLDKNDISALWEGSLANWLTPAFREAQPDSVEQLRNDFLLTNPEGFRGCAAALKGLDYLKDLGTMKVPVLFVAGSEDKGAAPQTMQEMADATLDGKFALVPECGHIVAVNNTSGLESAISDFLGLS
- a CDS encoding C4-dicarboxylate TRAP transporter substrate-binding protein is translated as MKIINTILAGAVLTGSTLMASPAFSDSFTFRIGSGHPKGPAPYVTTMSDFFAVEVEKRVAEQTEHKVKFIEAYGGSIASVADTLESVQQGILDFGGYCVCFETSKLFLHNFPYYLAFGPQKSSDAIAAARQVYDENPWLEQVMEDEYNQVFLGLGTWDNYHLGTKEEWDTTADLKGIKIGGAGPNLPWLEYVEAIPVQSTLPEGYLALKTGVYTGWLMTPSAYNGFKLYEPAPYYTLIGFGAMPVIALTANKAKMESLPEDVRNIIVEVGAEWEAQNGAIMDDVQNIGLTKLKENGAIIKTLPEEVRVEWAESLVDFPKRQVADAESRGLPGQKVMKSYLEAAKTVGHQWPVEYDLE